The following coding sequences lie in one Saimiri boliviensis isolate mSaiBol1 chromosome 6, mSaiBol1.pri, whole genome shotgun sequence genomic window:
- the LOC101036988 gene encoding LOW QUALITY PROTEIN: peptidyl-prolyl cis-trans isomerase A (The sequence of the model RefSeq protein was modified relative to this genomic sequence to represent the inferred CDS: inserted 2 bases in 1 codon), giving the protein MVIPSVSFNITINSKPLGHISFQLFADKVPKTEDNFXTLNNKDKGFGYKDSCFHRIIPGFICQGDDFTHHNGIGGKSIYGDKFDDTNFIMKHTGLGILSMANAGPKTNGSQFFICAAMAVWLDGKHVIFGKVKEGMNIVEAMECFGSRNGKTSKIVIANCRQL; this is encoded by the exons ATGGTCATCCCCAGTGTGTCCTTCAATATCACCATCAACAGCAAGCCCTTGGGACACATCTCCTTTCAGCTATTTGCAGATAAAGTTCCAAAGACAGAAGACAACTT CACTCTGAATAATAAAGACAAAGGATTTGGTTATAAAGATTCTtgctttcacagaattattccaGGGTTTATATGCCAGGGTGATGACTTCACACACCATAATGGCATTGGTGGCAAGTCCATCTACGGGGATAAATTTGATGATACGAACTTTATCATGAAGCACACAGGTCTTGGCATCTTGTCCATGGCAAATGCTGGACCCAAAACAAATGGTTCTCAGTTTTTCATCTGCGCTGCCATGGCCGTGTGGTTGGATGGCAAGCATGTGATCTTTGGCAAGGTGAAAGAAGGCATGAATATTGTGGAAGCCATGGAATGCTTTGGGTCCAGGAATGGCAAGACAAGCAAGATAGTCATTGCCAACTGCAGACAACTGTAA